The following proteins come from a genomic window of Solwaraspora sp. WMMA2065:
- the pglX gene encoding BREX-2 system adenine-specific DNA-methyltransferase PglX, whose protein sequence is MLDELDEDARRRLQQAMQAQVKHLVEDLRKRLAEPESLSLRAELLQEYEKAKKAERLAGAFEVWLEDVLDQAAVAWVLGCVFVRFCEDNELIDGLRIGGDDPAAPAEAGMQRRQAYLIEADHSLHNDRHWLREAFRYLGRLRPTAQIFDKHNPVWRFDISGAAAEELSNFFRTGEGRVSLRSATLDTRFLGDLYQELSTHAKKTYALLQTPVFVEKFILDRTFEPALSEFGLPEMKVIDPTCGSGHFLLGAFDRLVREWRKREPTTDIRAIVDRALGQVTGVDINAFAVAIARFRLLVAAIKLGKWHKLERCPAFPVRVATGDSLLEWGRASRAQGDLLAVLEGEPVFAYESEDADLLAEYLEVGQYTVVVGNPPYITVADPARNRLYRSIYPDVCHRQYALTVPFAKRFFDLAKKSDEYGEGAGFVGQITGNAFMKREFGKKLIEDYFAHEVELSEVIDTSGAYIPGHGTPTVILIGRTNARRRLPVVRAVLSNRGESAVPADPASGPVWAAIVRQVDNPGSESVYVSSIDIPRDHVLSHPWSLSGGGSIDLVRAISSTDRRLGVVADVGFSAITGEDEAFILEDSQAQRLRVGPVRRSVSGEHVRDYLIGSNSVCIFPYRPDLVRLGKSKISNALRHLWPYRSSLQSRKKFGIPVHRIPEMQWYDIRELYRGKLQGGPVISWGEVATHNHFVLDRSGAVFGQTAPVIKVLGSDDELGYMGFLGLLNSSTACFWMKQVSHNKGGQGINEGFKSQEWERFYQFAVTKIQKFPLPAEFPLGRARELDTLAQRLGELTPAAVAGSGVPTVERLALARAEYDLVRARMIALQEELDWEVYRLYGLMDEDLTHPDPPGLSLGERAFEITMVQQKVETAWFMRHDSVPVDKPNPDWPADYRDLVERRIAATAGNRHLQLIERPECKRRWATDGWAKMQAAALRDWLLDRLEAPELWGGMPEPLSVAQLADRVAGDADFQQVLALLPEYEGMSLVVALDKLVATEHVPFLPKQRYKPSGLRKRVLWEQTWEKQRREDAGETVEIDVPPKYTSADFVRPSYAKARGKLDVPKERFISYPEMGRDTDSSLLLGWAGWDHLAQAQALATVYVNRRSQEAWEAHRLLPLLAGLLELEPWLHQWYAAERPGYPGSPAQFYTDFIDTELSTLSSDRTALSLLRGLPE, encoded by the coding sequence GTGCTCGATGAACTCGACGAAGACGCGCGGCGGCGACTCCAGCAGGCGATGCAGGCACAGGTGAAACACCTGGTCGAGGACCTGCGTAAGCGGCTCGCGGAGCCGGAGTCGCTGTCGCTGCGGGCCGAGCTGCTGCAGGAGTACGAGAAGGCGAAGAAGGCCGAGCGGCTGGCCGGCGCGTTCGAGGTGTGGCTGGAGGACGTGCTCGACCAGGCGGCGGTGGCCTGGGTGCTGGGTTGTGTCTTCGTCCGCTTCTGCGAGGACAACGAGCTGATCGACGGGCTGCGGATCGGCGGTGACGATCCGGCGGCCCCGGCCGAGGCGGGGATGCAGCGGCGGCAGGCGTACCTGATCGAGGCCGACCATTCGTTGCACAACGACCGGCACTGGCTGCGGGAAGCGTTCCGCTACCTGGGCAGGCTGCGCCCGACGGCGCAGATCTTCGACAAGCACAACCCGGTGTGGCGGTTCGACATCTCCGGCGCGGCCGCGGAGGAGCTGAGCAACTTCTTCCGTACGGGGGAGGGCCGGGTGTCGCTGCGCAGCGCGACCCTGGACACCCGCTTCCTCGGTGACCTCTACCAGGAGCTGTCGACGCACGCGAAGAAGACGTACGCGCTGTTGCAGACTCCGGTGTTCGTCGAGAAGTTCATCCTGGACCGAACGTTCGAGCCGGCGCTGAGCGAGTTCGGCCTGCCCGAGATGAAGGTGATCGACCCGACGTGCGGCTCCGGCCACTTCCTGCTCGGCGCGTTCGACCGGCTGGTGCGCGAGTGGCGCAAACGGGAGCCGACCACCGACATCCGGGCCATCGTCGACCGGGCGCTCGGCCAGGTCACCGGCGTCGACATCAACGCCTTCGCGGTCGCCATCGCCCGCTTCCGGCTGCTGGTCGCCGCGATCAAGCTCGGCAAGTGGCACAAGCTCGAACGCTGCCCCGCCTTCCCCGTCCGCGTCGCCACCGGCGACTCCCTGCTGGAGTGGGGCCGCGCCTCCCGCGCACAGGGCGACCTGCTGGCAGTCCTTGAGGGGGAACCGGTTTTCGCCTACGAGAGCGAAGACGCAGATCTGCTGGCTGAGTATCTGGAGGTTGGCCAGTACACGGTGGTGGTTGGCAACCCGCCCTACATCACCGTCGCCGACCCGGCCCGCAACAGGCTCTACCGCAGCATCTACCCGGACGTCTGTCATCGGCAGTACGCGCTGACCGTGCCGTTCGCGAAGCGCTTCTTTGACCTGGCGAAGAAATCCGACGAGTACGGCGAGGGTGCTGGCTTCGTCGGCCAGATCACCGGCAACGCCTTCATGAAGCGCGAGTTCGGCAAGAAGCTGATCGAGGACTACTTCGCCCACGAGGTTGAGCTTAGCGAGGTCATCGACACGTCCGGTGCATACATCCCCGGCCACGGCACGCCGACCGTGATCCTGATCGGCCGCACCAACGCCCGCCGCCGCCTCCCGGTCGTCCGCGCTGTCCTTAGTAATCGAGGGGAATCGGCAGTCCCAGCTGACCCAGCTTCCGGGCCGGTGTGGGCTGCGATCGTTAGACAAGTTGATAATCCAGGAAGTGAATCTGTCTATGTGAGTTCGATCGACATTCCTCGCGATCATGTTTTATCGCATCCGTGGAGCCTGTCTGGTGGCGGCTCAATCGACCTGGTCCGGGCGATTTCTTCGACTGATAGACGGCTTGGTGTCGTTGCCGACGTCGGTTTCTCGGCAATAACCGGCGAAGATGAGGCGTTTATCTTAGAGGACTCGCAGGCTCAAAGGTTGCGCGTCGGTCCTGTTCGTAGGTCGGTGTCAGGCGAGCACGTTCGGGACTATTTGATTGGCTCGAATTCTGTTTGTATCTTTCCGTATCGGCCAGACCTTGTTCGTTTGGGTAAGTCGAAGATCTCAAACGCCCTCCGCCATCTCTGGCCATACAGATCCTCGTTGCAATCGCGCAAGAAGTTTGGGATTCCTGTCCATAGAATTCCCGAAATGCAATGGTATGATATTCGCGAATTGTACCGAGGCAAGTTGCAAGGTGGGCCCGTTATCTCCTGGGGAGAAGTTGCTACGCATAACCACTTTGTTCTAGACCGAAGTGGTGCGGTATTCGGTCAGACCGCGCCGGTTATCAAGGTTCTAGGCTCGGATGATGAGCTCGGTTACATGGGATTTCTTGGTCTTCTTAATAGCTCTACTGCCTGCTTCTGGATGAAGCAAGTTAGCCATAACAAAGGCGGCCAGGGTATTAACGAGGGATTCAAAAGTCAAGAATGGGAAAGATTTTACCAGTTTGCCGTTACTAAAATTCAGAAGTTTCCGTTGCCGGCGGAGTTTCCGTTGGGGCGGGCGCGTGAGCTGGATACGTTGGCGCAGCGGCTAGGTGAGCTGACTCCGGCGGCAGTGGCCGGGTCGGGGGTGCCGACTGTGGAGCGGCTGGCGCTGGCGCGAGCCGAGTACGACCTGGTCCGCGCGCGGATGATCGCGCTTCAGGAGGAGCTGGACTGGGAGGTCTACCGGCTCTACGGGCTGATGGATGAGGATCTGACCCATCCGGACCCGCCAGGGCTGAGCCTTGGTGAGCGGGCGTTCGAGATCACGATGGTGCAGCAGAAGGTGGAGACGGCCTGGTTCATGCGGCACGACTCCGTACCGGTGGACAAGCCCAACCCCGACTGGCCGGCGGATTACCGCGACCTGGTGGAACGACGGATTGCTGCCACGGCCGGCAACCGGCACCTTCAACTGATCGAGCGTCCGGAGTGCAAGCGGCGCTGGGCCACCGACGGCTGGGCCAAGATGCAGGCGGCGGCGTTGCGGGACTGGCTGCTGGATCGGCTGGAGGCCCCCGAACTGTGGGGTGGCATGCCGGAGCCGCTGTCGGTGGCGCAACTCGCCGACCGGGTGGCCGGCGACGCCGACTTCCAGCAGGTGTTGGCGCTGCTACCGGAGTACGAGGGCATGAGCCTGGTCGTCGCGCTCGACAAGCTGGTCGCCACCGAGCATGTGCCGTTCCTGCCGAAGCAGCGCTACAAGCCGTCCGGGCTGCGTAAGCGGGTGTTGTGGGAGCAGACCTGGGAGAAGCAGCGGCGTGAGGACGCCGGGGAGACGGTCGAGATCGACGTGCCGCCGAAGTACACCTCGGCGGACTTTGTCCGGCCGTCGTACGCGAAGGCGCGGGGCAAGCTCGACGTGCCGAAGGAGCGGTTCATCTCGTACCCGGAAATGGGCCGCGACACCGACTCCAGTCTGCTGCTCGGCTGGGCCGGCTGGGACCACCTGGCGCAGGCGCAGGCGCTGGCCACGGTGTACGTGAACCGGCGCAGTCAGGAGGCGTGGGAGGCGCACCGGCTGCTGCCGCTGCTCGCCGGGCTGCTGGAGCTGGAGCCGTGGCTACACCAGTGGTACGCCGCCGAACGCCCCGGCTATCCCGGCTCGCCGGCACAGTTCTACACCGACTTCATCGACACCGAGCTGTCCACCCTCAGCTCCGACCGCACAGCTCTGTCCCTGCTCCGCGGCCTCCCCGAGTAG
- a CDS encoding EcsC family protein: MSTVADSLADGATPMSAYEEQVWDRLNEHWQRRNNRRGLPNWASTALDRSGEVARNAASRATRAVPETIKEPVRRGGDAVASMALRPAAEAAAALLELVNAWALELNDPKGVEKIARKRGIELDSFTELRQQDLKVCDRLLTRNTLRWRSAGAVEGGAMGLLALVPVAGIPAAITADILVIQVLSTSIASRIAYSYGYDAKDPSEQAFIERLVHRSFMAQAAKVGPLRDTARAASALKGRVRFSAKLRADHRLVVALEKLLQHLGPAGARVPVQNVAKAVPIVGVLIGAGVNSTVLGNVAADAQRYCQTRFLCDKYGLPMPAALATYQTEPDAM, translated from the coding sequence ATGAGCACTGTCGCTGACTCGCTCGCCGACGGCGCAACCCCGATGAGTGCATACGAAGAGCAGGTGTGGGACAGGCTCAACGAGCACTGGCAGCGCCGCAACAACCGCCGTGGTTTACCGAACTGGGCGAGCACTGCACTCGATCGCTCCGGCGAGGTCGCGCGAAACGCCGCGAGCCGGGCCACCAGGGCTGTGCCAGAGACGATCAAGGAACCAGTGCGCCGCGGAGGCGACGCGGTCGCCAGCATGGCCCTGCGACCGGCGGCCGAGGCTGCGGCAGCGCTGCTGGAGTTGGTCAACGCCTGGGCCTTGGAGCTAAACGACCCGAAGGGTGTCGAGAAGATCGCCCGCAAGCGTGGCATCGAACTCGACAGTTTCACTGAGCTGCGGCAGCAGGACCTCAAGGTGTGTGACCGGCTGCTGACCCGCAACACACTGAGGTGGCGTTCCGCCGGCGCGGTCGAAGGTGGTGCGATGGGCTTGCTGGCCCTGGTCCCCGTGGCAGGGATCCCCGCCGCAATTACTGCCGACATCCTCGTCATCCAGGTCCTGAGCACCTCGATCGCGTCGCGCATCGCGTACTCCTACGGCTACGACGCCAAAGACCCCTCGGAGCAAGCTTTCATCGAACGTCTGGTGCACCGGTCCTTCATGGCACAGGCAGCCAAGGTTGGGCCGCTGCGCGACACCGCACGAGCGGCCAGCGCTCTGAAGGGACGCGTAAGATTCTCCGCCAAGCTCCGTGCGGACCATCGCCTCGTGGTCGCCCTTGAGAAGTTGCTGCAGCACTTGGGTCCGGCTGGTGCCAGGGTTCCAGTTCAAAACGTCGCCAAAGCCGTGCCCATCGTGGGCGTCCTCATCGGTGCAGGGGTGAATTCCACAGTCCTCGGCAACGTGGCCGCCGATGCCCAGCGATACTGCCAGACCCGGTTCCTGTGCGACAAGTATGGACTGCCGATGCCGGCCGCACTGGCCACCTATCAGACCGAGCCCGACGCCATGTAA
- a CDS encoding DUF397 domain-containing protein: MITPRGLDLAIWRKSTRSNAQGMCVEVATNVPATVLVRDSKDPAGPALAFSPAGWTSFLSTLTPDAPH; this comes from the coding sequence ATGATCACCCCCCGTGGCCTGGATCTGGCGATCTGGCGCAAGAGCACCCGCAGCAATGCGCAAGGCATGTGCGTCGAGGTCGCCACCAACGTCCCCGCCACAGTCCTCGTACGCGACAGCAAAGACCCCGCCGGCCCGGCACTCGCCTTTTCCCCCGCCGGCTGGACGTCCTTCCTCTCCACCCTCACCCCCGACGCTCCTCACTGA
- a CDS encoding helix-turn-helix transcriptional regulator gives MAGIPTVQRRRLAAELRALREAADLTIDQVIQHVKIGKSTLSRVENAQVSVTTRNVTKLLRLYGVPDKDAAALIQLARDAKQYSWWNDYSGVMSDDMAGYVAFEDEATQLRTYDVQLINGLLQTTEYTQALLEAEFPEGSPEKIEERIEIRRARQRILDRPKPPRLWSVLDEGALHRPVGGPEVTAAQLEHLITMAQRPSITIQVLPFRQGAHMGMGVSFTMLDFSNHPTVVYQENLSGALYLDKDYHVETHGLAFDHLRATALSPADTLAFLRMRAEAMLAQGARESPE, from the coding sequence GTGGCAGGAATCCCAACCGTCCAGCGACGACGGCTCGCAGCAGAACTTCGCGCACTCCGCGAAGCCGCAGATCTCACAATCGACCAGGTCATTCAGCACGTGAAGATCGGAAAGTCGACGCTGTCGCGCGTCGAGAACGCACAGGTCTCGGTGACGACGCGAAACGTCACCAAGCTGCTGCGGCTCTACGGAGTGCCCGACAAGGATGCGGCAGCACTCATCCAGCTCGCTCGCGACGCCAAGCAGTACAGCTGGTGGAACGACTACTCGGGCGTCATGTCGGACGACATGGCCGGCTACGTGGCCTTTGAAGACGAAGCAACCCAGCTTCGCACCTACGACGTCCAGCTCATCAACGGCCTGCTGCAGACAACCGAGTACACCCAGGCGCTGTTGGAAGCCGAGTTCCCGGAGGGCTCACCAGAGAAGATCGAGGAGCGCATCGAGATCCGCCGCGCCCGTCAGCGGATCTTGGACCGGCCGAAGCCACCCAGGCTGTGGTCCGTCCTGGACGAGGGCGCGCTACATCGCCCCGTCGGCGGCCCAGAGGTGACGGCCGCCCAGCTGGAACACCTGATCACGATGGCGCAGCGGCCGTCGATCACCATCCAGGTGCTGCCGTTTCGCCAGGGCGCACACATGGGCATGGGCGTGTCCTTCACGATGCTCGACTTCAGCAACCATCCCACGGTCGTCTACCAGGAAAATCTGAGTGGCGCTCTCTACCTGGACAAGGACTACCATGTGGAGACGCACGGGCTGGCGTTCGACCACCTCCGTGCGACCGCGCTCTCACCCGCCGACACGCTGGCCTTCCTGCGGATGAGGGCGGAGGCGATGCTGGCGCAGGGAGCAAGGGAGAGCCCAGAATGA
- a CDS encoding NUDIX hydrolase — MQQPRVGVAAFVLSEGRFLMGFRKGAHGAGTWSLPGGHLEHGESFEQTARREVEEETGVEITNVRFGAVTNDVFDAARHYVTIWMISDRLRGSPQVREPDKFVDLRWIAPPTMPDPLFLPMRNLLDQHDLAQLLP, encoded by the coding sequence GTGCAGCAACCGCGGGTCGGGGTGGCGGCATTCGTGCTCAGCGAAGGTCGCTTCCTGATGGGCTTCCGCAAAGGTGCCCACGGGGCCGGCACCTGGTCGCTGCCCGGCGGCCACCTCGAACACGGGGAGAGCTTCGAGCAGACCGCGCGGCGGGAGGTCGAGGAGGAAACCGGCGTCGAGATCACCAACGTACGCTTCGGAGCGGTAACCAACGACGTGTTCGACGCCGCCCGGCACTACGTGACGATCTGGATGATCAGTGACCGCCTACGGGGCAGTCCACAGGTCCGCGAGCCGGATAAGTTCGTCGACCTCCGCTGGATCGCCCCGCCCACGATGCCTGATCCACTCTTCCTCCCCATGCGTAACCTGCTCGACCAGCACGACCTGGCGCAGCTGCTGCCGTGA
- a CDS encoding phage resistance protein, translated as MTLLRDLINIPTSVGDSDFVVRAAAGADLANYVVTDQLRDSFTKALAKVEHAVTTGRSQATFLHGSFGSGKSHFMAVLREILHGNPEARALRNLGEQVTAADKWLTGRRLLTLTFHMLDARSVEQAVLEGYLNQITALHPDAPTPAVHRSDALLTDAARLRARMGDEAFFAALSDADPGVAAGSASSGAGSAVGSASAVSSDDGTPGLAVLHSQRQGWTADRYAAAAAEPPGTADRDRLVTALTTAFFTNAVRSGEYLDLDTGLAVITRHASDLGYDGIVLFLDEMILWLSTKMSDHVFVNTEGAKLNKLVESADADRPIPLISFVARQRNLEDFLGPQVGGTEREALALVLRSVQGRLGEIPLADTNLPEITEKRLLKPLTDEAKAEIDRAFAVVRGNRQVWDILLLGAQYGDAGIGSDATAFRKLYPFSPALVATLVALSQALQRERTAIKVMTELLVERRDTLRINDLIGVAALFEPLVLRGELPDRVELKQRFQAARELYGKKLRPLLLRLNGITEADAVGNTQFELDDKLIKTVLLGALVPEVPALHNLTAGKLHALNFGTITSPIPGYEHQIVLNRLNKVANEAGELHLTDGADPVVTIELHTVDYDKLLDLVRPEEATTGGALQQLLRELVSTEIGLTGATGQLGELQHPREWRGRRHTVQVKFGNVRDADSMPVAALLPTGDAWRIVIDYPFDPQGRPRSDDRARIEALRRGERSVFWLPLYLSDQMMGHLAQLSKINYLLGGTGERYNDAVRDWSVSERQQGRVYLQQRQTQLRGTVTNALKQAYGVAAPQPGDVVEDSVGVLHTLDDAVAGELGDPRGGTLAQAFHNLTGQLLTLTYPGRPALPEDEKPPTSAELAKVLLYARQAVADPTRGATVPATDQRTLRRICNNLQLGELADHRYVLTTSTSYWTRHLLQRAAADGHRDSFPVHRLRGYLDQPEPRGFDRSLQNLILCVFALDHQLAWYLNEGQVTVDRVDAVTDAHELKFPPMPSDTDWQQAIERAQHLFGQVLPAWLIPANLAKAAAQVRKAATEHGPAVSDLLDQLTAHAGTLGLDPAADTGRIGVTRRLARLLTDLRHERDDVVLIAQLAGADLGDIDDATAGTAIASAPTLVRALRDLQWSVLTAIASMAADDQRARALVDRLHTAAGHHQHALDLVGELHAVFGAAAALLAERRPTPTPPTPDPAPNLDPRPNPQLPGGGATVTVADPSGTRAMGYDHTGGGSPAVPGVKPPRQRTIVDEAGLKELTDEIGGELAQGRRVRITWETE; from the coding sequence ATGACACTGCTGCGGGATCTGATCAACATCCCGACCTCGGTGGGTGACTCCGACTTCGTCGTACGCGCCGCCGCCGGTGCCGATCTGGCCAACTACGTCGTCACCGACCAGCTCCGGGACAGCTTTACCAAGGCACTCGCCAAGGTCGAGCACGCCGTCACCACCGGCCGGTCCCAGGCCACCTTCCTGCACGGCTCCTTCGGCTCCGGCAAGTCACACTTCATGGCCGTACTGCGGGAGATCCTGCACGGCAACCCCGAGGCCCGCGCGCTGCGCAACCTCGGCGAGCAGGTGACCGCCGCCGACAAGTGGCTCACCGGGCGGCGGCTGCTCACCCTCACCTTCCACATGCTCGACGCCCGCTCGGTCGAACAGGCCGTGCTGGAGGGCTACCTCAACCAGATCACCGCCCTGCACCCCGACGCGCCGACGCCCGCCGTACACCGGTCCGACGCGCTGCTGACCGACGCGGCCCGGCTGCGCGCCCGGATGGGCGACGAGGCGTTCTTCGCCGCGCTCAGTGACGCCGACCCCGGCGTCGCCGCCGGGTCGGCCAGCAGCGGCGCAGGCAGCGCCGTCGGATCCGCCTCCGCCGTCAGCTCGGACGACGGAACCCCCGGCCTGGCCGTGCTGCACAGCCAGCGACAGGGTTGGACCGCAGACCGGTACGCGGCGGCCGCCGCCGAGCCGCCGGGCACCGCCGACCGCGACCGGCTCGTCACGGCCCTGACCACCGCGTTCTTCACCAACGCGGTACGCAGCGGCGAATACCTCGACCTCGACACCGGACTCGCCGTCATCACCCGGCACGCCAGCGACCTCGGCTACGACGGGATCGTCCTCTTCCTCGACGAGATGATCCTGTGGCTGTCCACCAAGATGAGCGACCACGTCTTCGTCAACACCGAAGGCGCCAAGCTCAACAAGCTGGTCGAATCGGCCGACGCCGACCGACCGATCCCGCTGATCTCCTTCGTCGCCCGGCAACGCAACCTGGAGGACTTCCTCGGCCCGCAGGTCGGCGGCACCGAACGCGAAGCCCTCGCGTTGGTCCTGCGCAGCGTCCAGGGCCGGCTCGGCGAGATCCCGCTCGCCGACACCAACCTGCCGGAGATCACCGAGAAACGGCTGCTCAAGCCGCTCACCGACGAAGCGAAGGCCGAAATCGACCGGGCCTTCGCCGTCGTCCGCGGCAACCGGCAGGTCTGGGACATCCTGCTGCTCGGCGCGCAGTACGGCGACGCCGGCATCGGCTCCGACGCCACCGCCTTCCGCAAGCTCTACCCGTTCTCCCCGGCCCTGGTCGCCACCCTCGTCGCCCTTTCCCAAGCCTTGCAGCGGGAACGGACCGCGATCAAGGTGATGACCGAGCTGCTCGTCGAACGCCGCGACACCCTGCGGATCAACGACCTGATCGGCGTCGCCGCGCTGTTCGAGCCGCTGGTGCTGCGCGGCGAACTGCCCGACCGGGTCGAACTCAAACAGCGCTTCCAGGCCGCCCGCGAGCTGTACGGCAAGAAGCTGCGCCCGCTGCTGCTGCGCCTCAACGGCATCACCGAAGCTGACGCCGTCGGCAACACCCAGTTCGAGCTCGACGACAAGCTGATCAAGACGGTGCTGCTCGGAGCACTCGTACCCGAGGTGCCCGCCCTGCACAACCTCACCGCCGGCAAACTGCACGCGCTCAACTTCGGCACCATCACCTCGCCGATCCCCGGCTACGAACACCAGATCGTGCTCAACCGGCTCAACAAGGTCGCCAACGAAGCCGGCGAGCTGCACCTCACCGACGGCGCCGACCCGGTCGTCACCATCGAGCTGCACACCGTCGACTACGACAAACTGCTCGACCTGGTCCGGCCCGAAGAGGCGACCACCGGCGGCGCGTTGCAGCAGTTGCTGCGCGAGCTGGTCAGCACCGAGATCGGGCTGACCGGCGCCACCGGGCAGCTCGGCGAGCTGCAACACCCCCGCGAGTGGCGCGGCCGGCGACACACCGTCCAGGTCAAGTTCGGCAACGTACGCGACGCCGACAGCATGCCCGTCGCCGCGCTGCTGCCCACCGGCGACGCCTGGCGGATCGTCATCGACTACCCGTTCGACCCGCAGGGCCGCCCGCGCAGCGACGACCGGGCCCGGATCGAAGCCCTGCGGCGCGGCGAACGCAGCGTCTTCTGGCTGCCGCTCTACCTCAGCGACCAGATGATGGGTCACCTCGCCCAACTGTCGAAAATCAACTACCTGCTGGGCGGCACCGGCGAACGGTACAACGACGCCGTCCGCGACTGGTCGGTGAGCGAACGCCAGCAGGGCCGCGTCTACCTCCAGCAGCGGCAGACCCAGCTGCGCGGCACCGTCACCAACGCCCTCAAACAGGCGTACGGCGTCGCCGCCCCGCAGCCCGGCGACGTCGTCGAGGACAGCGTCGGGGTGCTGCACACCCTCGACGACGCCGTCGCCGGCGAACTCGGCGACCCGCGCGGCGGCACCCTGGCCCAGGCGTTCCACAACCTCACCGGCCAGCTGCTGACCCTGACCTACCCGGGCCGGCCGGCGCTGCCCGAGGACGAGAAACCGCCGACCAGCGCCGAGCTGGCCAAGGTCCTCCTCTACGCCCGGCAGGCCGTCGCCGACCCCACCCGGGGCGCCACCGTCCCGGCCACCGACCAGCGGACCCTGCGGCGGATCTGCAACAACCTGCAACTCGGTGAGCTGGCCGACCACCGCTACGTGCTCACCACCAGCACCAGCTACTGGACCCGGCACCTGCTGCAGCGGGCCGCCGCCGACGGCCACCGGGACAGCTTCCCGGTGCACCGACTGCGCGGCTACCTCGACCAGCCGGAGCCCCGAGGCTTCGACCGCAGCCTGCAGAACCTGATCCTCTGCGTCTTCGCCCTCGACCACCAGCTCGCCTGGTACCTCAACGAAGGCCAAGTCACCGTCGACCGGGTCGACGCCGTCACCGACGCCCACGAACTGAAGTTCCCGCCGATGCCGAGCGACACCGACTGGCAACAGGCAATCGAACGCGCCCAGCACCTGTTCGGCCAGGTGCTGCCGGCCTGGCTCATCCCAGCAAACCTCGCCAAGGCGGCGGCCCAGGTCCGGAAAGCCGCCACCGAACATGGACCGGCCGTCAGCGACCTGCTCGACCAGCTCACCGCGCACGCCGGCACCCTCGGCCTCGACCCCGCCGCCGACACCGGTCGGATCGGCGTCACCCGCCGCCTCGCCCGGCTGCTCACCGACCTGCGCCACGAACGCGACGACGTCGTCCTGATCGCCCAACTCGCCGGCGCCGACCTCGGCGACATCGACGACGCGACCGCCGGAACGGCGATCGCCAGCGCGCCGACGCTGGTCCGCGCCCTGCGGGACCTCCAATGGTCGGTGCTGACCGCCATCGCCTCGATGGCCGCCGACGACCAGCGGGCCCGCGCCCTGGTCGACCGGCTGCACACCGCCGCCGGCCACCACCAGCACGCCCTCGACCTGGTCGGCGAGCTGCACGCCGTGTTCGGCGCGGCAGCCGCACTGCTCGCCGAACGCCGCCCCACCCCGACACCGCCGACACCGGACCCGGCTCCGAATCTGGATCCAAGGCCGAACCCGCAGCTGCCCGGCGGGGGTGCCACGGTCACCGTCGCCGACCCCAGCGGTACGCGGGCCATGGGCTACGACCACACCGGCGGCGGCTCGCCTGCCGTGCCCGGTGTGAAGCCGCCGCGCCAGCGGACCATCGTCGACGAGGCCGGCCTCAAGGAACTCACCGACGAGATCGGCGGCGAGCTCGCCCAGGGCAGACGGGTCCGGATCACCTGGGAGACCGAGTGA